The segment AGGGTCCCTCGAAGCGGCTCAGGACGAATGACGGACCGGATCCGAAAGTCACGGCCATGGGTCTGGTGTGAGGAGCGCAAGACATCGAAATGAAACGCGAAGGCAATGCTTGGCGAACGCAATGGTTGCAGGAGTTCATGCTCCGACTAGAATCCAAGCACGATGAACGACCGTCGGCCATCCTGGCAACTCGCTGGAACGCGTCTCTTCGCGTCTGGCGTTGTATTGGCGCTTCTGGCGAGACCACAGTCCCTGATGCCGGACGCTGGCGGACCACGATCGGATGACCGAGCTGCGGTTAGCCGCGCCGGCCATGTAGACCTGATTACATTTGCACCGTCCAAGTCAGGATCGGCCGGCGACTGTCATGAACGGCACTTCCACGCTTCCGCGATTCATGCTGAATCGTCCTCTCCTGACTTTGCTGGCCTGCGCCGCCAGTCGGCCACGATCGCGACGAATCCCAACTGTAGCCACCTCCTCGCCCGTTGCTCCATCCTCTGCCGCTGGCTGATTTGACTCGCACCGCACGTTTCTCGTTCGTCAATTCTCGATCCGAATAGTTCGTAAATGCGGACCCGGTCCTGCGCGCCCGGTTCGCGCATCTGCGGCGCGCAGACTTCCAGGAATCACAGAGCAATGAGCAAATCCAACCCTCCGACATTAGAGCGTGCGCTGGCTCAAGTCCGTGACCTACTTGATCAGAACAAGCCAAGCGAAGCGATCGAATTGATCACGCGATTCGGAGCAAAAAACGAGGAAATTCGAAACGCCTACGGCGTGTGCCTCATGCGGATCGGCGAGTACGACAAGGCGCTTGAGGTCTACCGCGGCTTGTGCATCAGCCAGGGAGTTTGCCTGAAGCCCGATGCCCCGATCATGCACTTGATCAACTACGCGACGGTCCTGCTGCTGCTACAGAATGTCGCGGGATGCATCGACATCCTTCGGCAGATTCCGGCGTCGTCTCATCCAGGGGCGATGCGCGTTCAATCGGCAGTCGATCAATGGCGCAAGTCGCTGCATTGGTGGCAGCGATTGGGCTGGCTTGGCGGTATCGAGCCTAATGTAGCGATCGACTTGGACTATCCTCCCGGAGTGCTGGTGTAGGCCCAAAAGCCCTCGAACCTATCGCACGAACATGCTAGGGTACCGAACATGCACGATCTTTCGCTGATTGCTACGGTCGCGGCCGCGTTCACCGGTGCGTGGCTGCTCGGGCTGATTACGCAGCGGTTTCGGCTTTCGCCGATCGTCGGCTACCTCCTGGCAGGCGTTCTCATCGGGCCGCACACCCCAGGCTTCGTGGGCGACGTTCACGTCGCGCAACAGTTGGCCGAAGTCGGCGTGATTCTCCTGATGTTCGGCGTCGGCCTACACTTCCATCTGAAAGACCTGCTCGCGGTCAAGGCGGTGGCAATACCCGGCGCGATCGGGCAGAGCCTCATTGCGACATTGTTCGCCATCGCGGTATTCTCGGGATTTGGCTTTTCGCCGACGACCGGGGCCGTTATCGGCATGGCGATGGCGGTCGCCAGCACCGTCGTTCTGATGCGGGTCCTCATGGACGCCGACGCGCTCAGCTCGCCGCAAGGGCATGTGGCCGTGGGCTGGCTGATCGTGGAGGACATCTTCACAGTCATTCTGTTGGTCCTAATTCCGGTTCTCGGCAGCGGGCATGGTGCCGCGGCAACTTCCAATCCGGCGAGCGAACCGGCGCTGTGGCAGACGCTCGGACTGGCGCTGCTCAAGCTGGCGGCGCTGGTGGGTATCGTGCTGCTGGGGGGGTCGCGGATCGTGCCCTGGGTCCTGGTCCGGGTAGCGCGGCTCCGCTCGCGTGAACTATTTACGCTGACGGTGCTCGTTTTTTCAATTGCAATTGCCGCTGGCTCGTACTTCTTCTTCGGCGCTTCGATGGCCTTGGGCGCATTTCTCGCCGGCATGGTTGTGGCGCAGTCGCCCGTCAGTCACCAAGCCGCAGCGGATGCGCTGCCCATGCGCGACGCATTCGCCGTGCTGTTCTTCGTCTCGGTCGGAATGCTCTTCGATCCGGCGTTTCTGCTTCAACAACCACTCATGGTTGCGGCGGCGTTGGGGATCATTCTCCTTGTAAAGCCCCTGGCCGCACTTTCGATTGTCGCTATCCTCGGACATTCGCCACGGACAGCGCTGACCGTCGCCGTTGGACTGGCGCAAATCGGGGAGTTTTCATTCATCCTTTCCGATCTTGCTAGTCGGCATGGATTGATGCCGGAGGCCGGACACAACGTTCTGGTCGCCTCGGCGATCATCTCGATCACCCTGAATCCCTTGCTGTTTCGGTCACTCCCGAAGATGGAATCATGGCTAAAGACCCGGCCGCGGCTCTGGCGACTCCTGAACAGCCGGGCCGAAAGACGAGTCGCCGCAATGAACCTGGCCGCGGCCGAAATCGTAGCGCAGCCGACTCAAGCGGAAACCCGGTTAGCCATCGTGATCGGCTACGGACCGGTCGGCCGCTCCGTTCATCGGCTCCTTCGAGAGGCCAACTTATCCACGGTCGTCATCGACCTGAACATGGACACGGTCTCGTCGCTGAATGCGGAGGGACAGACGGCGATCTACGGTGATGCCTCGCACGACAGCATTCTTGAACAAGCCGGAGCCCGGCGCGCCTCCTACGTGATTCTGACGCTTCCGCACTCATCCGAACGCGCGTCCGTGGTCGCCGCTGCCCGAAATCTCAATCCAAATATGCGAATCTTAGTCCGGGCCAGATACCTCAGTGAACGAGAGGACTTGGTACAGGCGGGAGCGAACGCAGCCGTCTTCGAAGAGGCCGAAGCCGCGGTTGCCCTGGCACGCCTGGTTCTCGCCGACACTGGCATGCATCGCGAAGCGGCGGATAGAAAGATCAAGGATTTGCGGCTCCAACTCATCCTGGAAAACATTTCCAACATCCGTACTCAGCGGGTGAGGAGCGTCATGGTGCCGTGGGCGCGCGCTCGTTGGCTTCCTGCGTCCGCGGATCGCAACACCGTGATGACGCAGGTATCACAGGAACGATTCTCCCGATGGCCGATTGTTGAGCCTCAAACGGGGCGAGTTCTTGGTTACCTGCTGACGAAGGACTTGGTCGCACACGCGGCCGACGCGGATTGGTCGCCATTGGTGCGTTCCTTGAAGGCAATCCATCCGGACGAAAACGTCGAATCCGTCCTGGCTCGCATGCAGAGCGAGGGAGACTCAGTTTACCTGGTAGAAGACGAGGGGCGGCCACTCGGTCTCATCACACAGGAGGACATTCTCGAACAGGTAGTGGGCCAGATAGAGGACGAGTATCCGCACGAGTCGCCAGTCTCGTTAGTTGATGCCCTGGCCCGCGGTGCGATGGTGCTCAACCTGTTCGCGACTGCCCGTGATCAAGTGATCGCCGAACTGGTCGCAGCGATTCCGACCGACCGGTTGCCGTCCGGAATCAAGAACGACGGCATCGCCCGGTCTACATTCGAACGAGAGAGGGAAGTCTCAACCGATCTGGGAAACGGAGTGGCAATCCCCCATGCACGGGTTTCCGGCTTGCAAGCGCCTATCGTCGTGTTCGGCCGCTCCGTCGAAGGGGTGATGTTCTCTCCCGCGTCACAAGAGCTTGTGCATCTGGTGTTCCTCCTCGTGACGCCGTCCGAGCAACCTGAAGCGCAGCTCGCACTGCTGTCCCAACTCGCGGCGGTCTGCCAAGAGCTGACGGCCCGCGAAGCGCTGACGAATGCGCCATCACCGACGGATGTCCTGGCTATCCTCAATCCTCGCTCGCCGGGAAACACCGAGCGGTCCTGAGTTTCCGCGATTGGAGCCCTTCGCGCACCTATAGCTCTTCGGGAGTGTGGGTTAGAACTACTTATTGTCGCGCGGCGGTCAACTGATCTGCCGGATCATCTCGCCAGGGTCGGTCCCGCAGGCCCGGCACCATGCGACGAATTCCACCGGGTCGATGCGACGGTCGCCGATCTCGGACCGGTGGACCATCGTGTTGTGCATCTTGAGCCGCTTGGCGAGGTCGCGTTGCGTCAAGCCCGCCTCCTCCCGCATGTTGCGGAGCATCGCGCACATCTTTCTGTACGCGGGCTTGTGTTGTGGCCTTGCTGCCATATCCGCAGCACGGTAGACTCAACGCAGTATGCTGCTAGTTTAGCAGCAAGCGTAGATCCGCTGCCGGCGGTGCCCGGCGGCACAGGTTCCCCGGAGGTGCAAAGATGTTCCCGTATCGTTTCGGTTACCTCGGATCGCTCGTGGTGGCAGGTCTCGGCCTTGCCTCGTCGTCTGTTGCGGCGGCAGATTGTCCGTTCGGCTGGCGGCCCGATGAGGTTGTGCCGGGCATCGGCTCGAACGTGAATGCAATCGTCACATGGGACCCTGACGGCCCCGGACCGCTTCCCCCGGCCCTCGTCGTCGGAGGCTGGACACGACTCAATCCTGGCGTTGAACCCGCGGAATTCAGCGGCAACGTCGCCGCATGGGATGGCGCAGCGTGGACCGTCCTGGGAGGCGGAATGAATGAGAGGGTGATGGCGCTAGCCGTCTTTGAGGGAAACCTTTACGCGGGCGGATGGTTCACGTCTGCCGGCGGGAACGCGGTCAGTTGCATCGCTCGATGGGACGGTGCGGCATGGCAGGACGTTGGGAACGGCGTCGGCGACATGGTCATCAATCCCAACAACCCTCCGCGGGTGATTGCGCTCAGGGTCTACAACGAATTGCTTGCCCTGGGCGGAAGATTCAGCATCGCCGGCGGGGCAGCCGGCTTCAGCAACTTAGCAACATGGGACGGTCAGGTCTGGCATTCGCTGGGGCTGGGAACTCCGGGCCGAGTTCAGGCGCTCGCTATCGACGGAGGATCAGCTTACGCGGGAGGCATATTCATGTCAGCCGGTGGAATACCGGCCAGCAAGCTCGCGCGCTGGAGCGGAGCCAGTTGGGAGCCAGTGCCGAATCAGCCGCTGAACGGTATGGATGACAACGTGAATTCCCTTGCGTTGTATCAGGGACATCTGATCGCCGGCGGTCCCTTCACGAGTGCCGCCGGCGTCCCGGCCAACAGCGTTGCGGCATGGGATGGCGTGGCGTGGAGCGCGATGGGCGATGGCGTAACCGGCGACGCGCCGACGGTCAATGCGATGACGGAGTTCGACGGCAATCTCATCGTCGGCGGGCGCTTCACGATGGCTGGAACGCAGAACGCGACGAATGTCGCTCGATGGGATGGCATCGCATGGCAGCAGATGGGAGACGGATCGAATGCCCGGCTTAATGCCCTCGGGGTGTTCGGCGGCGAGGTTGTCGCCGGCGGGTTTTTTACAAACATCGATGGTACGGATGCTCCTCATCTGGCTCGATGGAGTCCGGCCTGCGAGCGCGGCGATATGGATTGCAGCGGCAACGTGGATCAGGACGATGCGCCATTATTCGTGGCGGCATTGCTGAATGCGCCTGATGTATCGGTGTGCTCCGTCTGGCTGGCGAATATGAACAGCGATATGCAGTCGGATGGTTCGCCGCGAGTCGATGGATCGGATATCGCTCCATTCGTACAGGCAATGTTGAATCCCTGATCTCGAATAGGACGGTTCAGGGAATCGCGTTGACTGTCTTATGCCTCCCACGTGGGGTATTTGACGTCTTTGCGCTTATACGGCCTTCCTATTGCGAATGAAGACGGTTCGGCTGGCTCGAACCTCCTCCTGATGGCAAATGGGCCTTTCCGCAAACTCGAAGACACGGCTCTTGTGACAATCGCGCAACACCTGTCATATCGGTGTCGCCTTCTCGTTGCGATTTGGCCCTTTACTCACAGAGTTATCCACAGCCCCGTCCCGTTTCGGGGCGGTTCTTGTCATGGTTGCAGCGGGCCGCCGCCGTCGCCAGCGCTTTGGGGGCGCGCGCCGTCGGCGGCTCATGTGCCCTATTTAGTAGTAAGAAAGAGCAAGGGCGCAAGTCGTTGATTTTCCTGAATCGGAAACGTCACGAATTGACGGGCGACCGTCACGATCGGTCGGTGAACCGTCAAAAAACACTTGCGCTTCTGTCGCTAGTCTGCCAGTGTGTTGTCTGTTTACAGACAAATTTGGAGGTGGAAAATGACGGAAGTGCGACAGATTGCGGCGATGCCGGATAACCAGGTCACAACCAAGCGTGGATTCCCGGTCTACCGGACGAATCCAAGCGTGCCGACTGCCAATGGCATCACGACTCGGACCAAGCGGTTTCAGGTGCCGGGCGGCAGAGGTTCGGTCATCGTTGACAACAGCAGCGGCGAGATCAAAGGCATCGGCGGCATGGGCTTCTGGTGGGAAGAGGAAGTGGACAGCAGCCGATTCGTAAAGATGTTCCTCGATGGCATCAAGCAGGCGGCGGACCTGTCCAAGACCGGCTTGCAGGTGTTCGAGCTCGTCTATCACGAAATGCGCGCCAATCCCGGCTCCGACGAAATCAAGCTGAATCAGTACGTCGCCAAGGATCACGGTATCAGCGACCGCACTTATCAGCGCGGCGTGCGCGAGCTGCTCGAAAAGGAATTCCTGTTCCGCAGTCCGTCGGACGGCGTGTTCTTCGTCAACATCCGATTCATGTTCAACGGCGACCGCCTCGCATTCGTGCGGACGTACCATCTCAAAGGCGCTGGCCGGCAACAGGAACTCCCGCTCGAATCGGCGGCATCCTCGCCCCCGACTATTTCGGAAGTTGCGGATGCGCCTGTGATTGTGGGGCCGGCCCTCGACGGCGATCAAGACAGGTAGCCGTTCGCCTTGAGCCACGGCTCGATGGCTTCTTCGAGAATATCCTGAAGCGTGTTCGGCTCCCTGCCCTCAAGCTGTCGCTCCAGCGACGCGCGCTTCAGCGCCCGCGCGAAGTCGTCGCGGATGCGCGTGCTGATCGGCACACGATTGAGTGTCGCCGCGGCAACGACGGGCGCGGCCGGCTTGGGCGATTCCTTGTCTCCGAAGACAAACGCCTTTTCCTTGGCAGTGTCGATCGGAGGCGGCGTTTCCTTGAGTCCTTGCGTGAGCGTGCGTCGTTCGGCCATGGCGATCACGTCCTATGCCTTCACGGCCTGACGTGCTGCCGGCGCGACGGCGTCCGGCAGAATCTCGCGGAAGAGCGCTTCTGCTTCGTGCGCCGCTTCGCGGGCGCGGGAGCCGAGATTCCACACGACGGACCCCTGCCCCGGCGCGTCTGCGTAAATCTGGCGGAGCGTCATCGCCGTCGTTGCCATCGGCAACGAAAGCGCGGCCGCGGCATCCTTCATGTCCTGCGTCAGCCGGTAGTTTTTTCCGACCATGCTCAGGACGATCACGGCCTTCGGGATTCCGCCGCGGATGTCCTGGGCCTGC is part of the Planctomycetia bacterium genome and harbors:
- a CDS encoding replication/maintenance protein RepL, which encodes MTEVRQIAAMPDNQVTTKRGFPVYRTNPSVPTANGITTRTKRFQVPGGRGSVIVDNSSGEIKGIGGMGFWWEEEVDSSRFVKMFLDGIKQAADLSKTGLQVFELVYHEMRANPGSDEIKLNQYVAKDHGISDRTYQRGVRELLEKEFLFRSPSDGVFFVNIRFMFNGDRLAFVRTYHLKGAGRQQELPLESAASSPPTISEVADAPVIVGPALDGDQDR
- a CDS encoding helix-turn-helix transcriptional regulator; protein product: MAARPQHKPAYRKMCAMLRNMREEAGLTQRDLAKRLKMHNTMVHRSEIGDRRIDPVEFVAWCRACGTDPGEMIRQIS
- a CDS encoding cation:proton antiporter, whose product is MHDLSLIATVAAAFTGAWLLGLITQRFRLSPIVGYLLAGVLIGPHTPGFVGDVHVAQQLAEVGVILLMFGVGLHFHLKDLLAVKAVAIPGAIGQSLIATLFAIAVFSGFGFSPTTGAVIGMAMAVASTVVLMRVLMDADALSSPQGHVAVGWLIVEDIFTVILLVLIPVLGSGHGAAATSNPASEPALWQTLGLALLKLAALVGIVLLGGSRIVPWVLVRVARLRSRELFTLTVLVFSIAIAAGSYFFFGASMALGAFLAGMVVAQSPVSHQAAADALPMRDAFAVLFFVSVGMLFDPAFLLQQPLMVAAALGIILLVKPLAALSIVAILGHSPRTALTVAVGLAQIGEFSFILSDLASRHGLMPEAGHNVLVASAIISITLNPLLFRSLPKMESWLKTRPRLWRLLNSRAERRVAAMNLAAAEIVAQPTQAETRLAIVIGYGPVGRSVHRLLREANLSTVVIDLNMDTVSSLNAEGQTAIYGDASHDSILEQAGARRASYVILTLPHSSERASVVAAARNLNPNMRILVRARYLSEREDLVQAGANAAVFEEAEAAVALARLVLADTGMHREAADRKIKDLRLQLILENISNIRTQRVRSVMVPWARARWLPASADRNTVMTQVSQERFSRWPIVEPQTGRVLGYLLTKDLVAHAADADWSPLVRSLKAIHPDENVESVLARMQSEGDSVYLVEDEGRPLGLITQEDILEQVVGQIEDEYPHESPVSLVDALARGAMVLNLFATARDQVIAELVAAIPTDRLPSGIKNDGIARSTFEREREVSTDLGNGVAIPHARVSGLQAPIVVFGRSVEGVMFSPASQELVHLVFLLVTPSEQPEAQLALLSQLAAVCQELTAREALTNAPSPTDVLAILNPRSPGNTERS